One region of Etheostoma spectabile isolate EspeVRDwgs_2016 chromosome 21, UIUC_Espe_1.0, whole genome shotgun sequence genomic DNA includes:
- the fdxr gene encoding NADPH:adrenodoxin oxidoreductase, mitochondrial, which translates to MSGHKMMFSGLKLWTKGRSSHAWINPFHNGRNGRGKASFSTRSPKVCIVGSGPAAFYTAQSLLKARQDVEVDLYERLPVPFGLVRFGVAPDHPEVKNVINTFTQTAKHSRCGFYGNVNVGKDVSVEELRQAYHAVVLSYGAEGNRSMGVPGEDLAGVYSAKDFVGWYNGLPSCRELSPDLSCETAVILGQGNVALDVARVLLSPIDILKKTDITQPALEALAESRVRRVLVVGRRGPMQVACTIKELREMVNLPDTRPDMVAADFVGVKEALKDLPRPRKRLTELMLKTALENPGEKEKQNKASRFWGLRFFRSPIEILANPDHDRTAGIRLGINKLEGSGEGARAVITGEVEDVTCGLVISSIGYKSIPIDPSVPFDSRKAIVPNNMGRVEQAPGLYCSGWLKTGPTGVIATTMNNSFDTARSMVEDMDSGRLDVSAARTGSQSIWALLEKRGVKPVTFSDWEKIDSVEMRRGEATGKPREKLLTVEEMLQVARK; encoded by the exons ATGAGCGGCCATAAAATGATGTTTTCCGGGTTGAAGTTGTGGACTAAAGGAAGAAGTAGTCATGCGTGGATAAACCCATTTCATAATG GTAGGAATGGACGTGGGAAGGCTTCTTTTTCCACTCGCAGCCCAAAGGTGTGTATTGTTGGAAGCGGTCCAGCAGCATTCTACACGGCACAGAGTTTGCTCAAG GCCCGTCAAGATGTTGAGGTGGACCTTTATGAGCGGCTGCCGGTCCCCTTTGGTCTGGTCAGGTTTGGGGTGGCCCCTGATCATCCTGAAGTCAAG AACGtcatcaacacattcacacagacggCCAAACATTCACGCTGTGGTTTCTACGGTAACGTGAATGTGGGGAAGGATGTGAGCGTCGAAGAGCTGCGGCAAGCCTACCACGCAGTCGTACTG AGTTACGGGGCGGAGGGGAACAGGAGTATGGGAGTGCCAGGAGAAGACCTGGCCGGCGTGTACTCTGCCAAAGACTTTGTGGGCTGGTACAACGGGCTGCCCAGCTGCCGAGAG CTGAGTCCAGACCTGAGTTGTGAAACAGCAGTCATTCTGGGACAAGGTAACGTGGCTTTGGATGTTGCAAGAGTCCTATTGTCTCccattgacattttaaag AAGACTGACATCACCCAGCCGGCCCTGGAGGCTCTAGCAGAGAGCCGGGTCCGCAGGGTGCTGGTTGTTGGTAGGAGAGGACCCATGCAGGTCGCTTGCACAATCAAG GAGCTTAGAGAAATGGTGAACCTGCCCGACACCAGACCTGATATGGTGGCGGCTGATTTTGTGGGTGTCAAAGAAGCTCTTAAAG ATTTGCCGAGGCCCAGAAAGCGTCTGACGGAGTTGATGTTGAAGACAGCCCTGGAGAACccaggagagaaggagaagcaAAACAAGGCCTCCCGCTTCTGGGGCCTTAGATTCTTCCGGAGCCCCATTGAAATCCTGGCCAACCCGGACCACGACAGGACAGCTGGCATCCGACTTGGCATCAACAAGCTGGAG GGCTCAGGCGAGGGAGCCCGGGCAGTGATCACCGGAGAAGTGGAGGACGTGACCTGTGGCCTGGTGATCAGCAGTATCGGCTACAAGAGCATCCCCATCGATCCATCAGTGCCGTTTGACTCCCGCAAAGCCATCGTTCCAAACAACATGGGCCGTGTTGAACAAGCCCCAG GTCTATATTGTAGTGGCTGGCTAAAAACAGGCCCCACTGGTGTGATAGCCACCACTATGAACAATAGTTTTGACACTGCACGATCCATGGTGGAGGACATGGACTCGGGAAGGTTGGACGTATCTGCTGCCAGGACCGGTTCACAAAGCATCTGGGCTCTGCTGGAAAAGAGAG GAGTGAAACCAGTGACCTTCTCCGACTGGGAGAAGATTGACAGCGTGGAGATGAGACGGGGGGAAGCCACTGGGAAACCCAGAGAAAAACTCCTGACCGTGGAGGAAATGCTGCAGGTGGCTCGGAAATAA